A single Argentina anserina chromosome 7, drPotAnse1.1, whole genome shotgun sequence DNA region contains:
- the LOC126803252 gene encoding nascent polypeptide-associated complex subunit alpha-like protein 1 — MTAQTQEELLAAHLEQQSIDPDQPTVEEEDDDDEDDDDDDDKDDDEVEGQDGEASGRSKQSRSEKKSRKAMLKLGMKSIPGVSRVTVKKSKNILFVISKPDVFKSPTSDTYVIFGEAKIEDLSSQLQTQAAEQFKAPDLSHVISKPETSAIAQDDEDVDETGVEPKDIELVMTQAGVSRSKAVKALKAADGDIVSAIMELTN, encoded by the exons ATGACTGCCCAGACCCAGGAAGAGCTCCTCGCCGCCCACCTCGAACAGCAAAGCATCGAT CCTGATCAGCCTACAgttgaggaggaagatgatgacGACGAGGATGACGATGACGATGATGAcaaggatgatgatgaagtcGAGG GACAAGATGGAGAAGCGAGCGGTAGGTCAAAGCAAAGTAGAAGTGAAAAGAAAAGCCGCAAAGCGATGCTCAAGCTAGGAATGAAATCTATTCCAGGAGTTAGCCGGGTCACAGTTAAAAAGAGCAAGAAC ATCTTATTTGTGATATCCAAACCGGATGTTTTCAAGAGCCCAACTTCAGACACCTATGTCATCTTTGGTGAGGCAAAGATTGAGGATTTGAGCTCGCAACTGCAGACTCAGGCTGCAGAGCAGTTTAAGGCTCCTGATCTCAGTCATGTGATTTCCAAACCAGAGACGTCGGCCATAGCCCAGGACGATGAAGATGTAGATGAGACCGGAGTAGAGCCTAAGGAcattgagttggtgatgacaCAAGCaggagtatccagatcaaagGCTGTAAAGGCACTGAAGGCTGCTGATGGTGACATTGTTTCTGCTATCATGGAACTTACCAACTGA